GAAGCCCATGAGGGCGCTGGCCTCCTTGTCGATCTTGTCGGGGCTCCAGTGGGGCTCCCAGACCAGGGAAACGCTGGTCTTTCCCACGCCTTCCAGGCGCGAGAGCACATGCTCGACTCCGCTCATGATCACGGCCTCCATCGGGCAGCCCTGGGTGGTGAGGGTCATCTCGATCGCCACGTCACCCTCGTCGCTCACGGTGATGCCGTACACCAGGCCCAGGGTGACGATGTCGAGCCCGATCTCGGGATCGACCACCTCGCGCAGCGCCTCGCGAACCATTCCTTCATTGATCATGGTTATTCTCCTCGTAGCCTTTCCGTCGATTGCTGTTCATTATGTAGCGATGATCCGAGCGTAGCCTCGCGGCCGGGACGCCCCCGGCGCTCAGCGCCTCAAGGTCTGAAGGACCATCGTGCCCGTTGCGATCGCCCCCAGCGCGAGCATGAGCCCGGCCAGGCGCACGCCGAGGCCGAGCCCCGCCAGGACGCTCACGACGCCGAGCAAGAGCCCCGCCTGGGAGGACCAGAAGCCGCCCCATCCAAGCCGCATGTCGTAGATGTCGCGGATCAGGGGCACCTTGACCTTGCCGACCAGCGCTGAGTAGCGGTGATACCAGGCGAGAAACGGCATGATCTTGTAGAACTGGCCGAGGATGCTGAAGCCGATGAAGCCGATCAGGCCACAAAGGGCGTAGGCGATCGCAAGGCGATCCGCGCCGATCCAGGCCGGGACGGCCCCCCAGGCGAGGGCAAGGCCCAGCACCGTGGCGAGGCCCAGCCAGCCGACAGTGGTCACCACGTAGGCGAGCCCCACGTCGAGCTGCTTGCGGATGCGCGCGCCGAACATCCCGCGAACGTCCAGCATCCAGACGCAGCAGCCGGCCGCAATGACGAGTGCCCCGGCGCGCACCAGCGCCTCGGCGGCCCCGAGAAGGCCGAGGGTCAGGCTGAGCATCCCGGCGACGCCGAGGCCGAGGACCCAGGCGCCACGCCGGTCGCCCTCGCTCGACACCGCGAACATGGGGATGAGCCGGTACGAGACGCCGAACACCAGCATGGCCGCGCCACCGAAGGCCGCCAGGTGCGCGTGGATCGCCACCGGGTTGCGGATCGCAAGGGCCAGGGCGGGATGGGCGTAGCCGAGGGCGCGGCTCATCCCGAGGGTGACCGCCGCGCCCAGGAAGGCCAACGAGGCGAGCACGAAGGCGCCGACCAGGCCCAACCGGGCGCCGCGCGAGAGCGAGACGACGACGTTGACCAGGAACGACGCGATGGAGGTCCCCGCAAGGGCCGCCCCGATCCCGAGCCAGGCCGGGGTCATGCCCCAGAATCCCGCGACCATGGCGATGACTCCGGCCAGGAAGACCCAGAAGGTGGCCTTGCCGAGCCGGGGGCTCCAGAGGGGAACCAGCAGGACCACGGGAATCAGCTGGTAGCTGGCTCCCATGATCATGCCCACGATGGTCCCGAGGGTGAGGACGTGGGTCAAGCCGAGGACGCGAGGATGCCAGACGGACCCCGTCAGGTCGCTCCCGAAGGCCAGCATCCCGGCGGTGGCCGCGACGTAGGCCCCGATGGCGAGGAGGAAGTAGCGAAGGGGCAAGGAGAACTCCGGGGAGCGGTCGGTGGCCACTCCGCCCGAGCGAACCGGCGCTGCGGCTGCTCGCGAGGCCTCGCGATCCGGCGCCGGCATGGCTACCTCCTGACCGTGAGCAAGATCCCGCCCTCCGGCAGATCCACCGTCTCGTGCGAGAAGCCCAGCTCCTCGAGCTTGGGATAGAGCAGCATGGGCCGCCGCTCGTTGTGGGCCTCGAGGCGCTGGCCCTGGGCGAGCTGCTGAACGACGGCGAGGATCCGGACCATGGGCTCGGGGGGCTCCAGGCCGCGGTTGTCCAGCCGGATCACCTCCGCCGAGACGTCGATGCCCTGGCCCTTGAGGGCCTCGAGGTCGCTCAGGTCGTACAGCGTGACCTCCTCAGGCGCGACGGGGACGGGATCCAGGACCAGAGCCCGCGCGTTAAGCGCGCTGAGGAAGGCCTCGAGGCGATCGTCTTCCCAGTGGTGCATGCGCGCGGCGCCCTTGATGCTCACCAGGTGGGCGAAGGTCCGCCGCATCAGGGGGTTCGCGAGCGGCTTGAAGCCGTTCTGCACGAAGACCTCGAGCGTCTGCGGGTAACGCGTCAGGACCTCGTTGACCTTCATGTCGGCGGTGATGCAGGTCGCCACGGCTTCCTCCTTCTTTTGAGAGCACCCACGATCATGGCAAGCTCCCGCCCGTGACGCAATGAGGGACCTCATACTCTCGAGGGGGGCTAGCCCCCCTCGGGCCCGCCCTCGGCCCCGAAAGGCTCGGTCTGCCGGCTGATGGACCAGCCCGTCCTGAGCCCCAGGACGAACCAGCCGAGCACGAGCACCCCGAGGGCGAAGACGGTGTCGCCCACGACCCGCAGCCAGCGCAGCGTGTTCATGAGGCCGGTCTGGGTGAACTCCGCCGAGCGGGCGTACCAGAACCCATGCTCCACGCTCGCCCAGGTCTGGAGCAGCCCGATCGGCAACAGGCTCAGGAGCACCATCAGCCCGAGGCCCACGTTGATGGCCCAGAATGCGAAGCGCAGGGCCTCGGGGCGCCAGGCGCGGTGGGTCGCGAGGCCCTTGAGGCAGAACAGCATCAGCCCGATGCCCAGCATGCCGTAGACGCCGAACAGGGCGGTGTGGCCGTGGACGGGGGTGGTGTTGAGGCCCTGCATGTAGTAAAGGGAAATCGGCGGGTTGATGAAGAAGCCGAAGAGCCCCGCCCCCACCAGGTTCCAGAAGGCGACCGCGACGAAGAAGTAGATGGGCCACTTGTAGGCCGCCACCCACGGCCGCACCTGGCACTTGCCGTAGTTCTCGTAGGCCTCGAAGCCGATCAGCACCAGGGGGACCACCTCCAGGGCGCTGAAGGTCGCCCCCCAGGCGAGCACCGGGGTGGTCGTGCCGCTGAAGTAAAGGTGGTGGAAGGTCCCCACGATCCCGCCCGAGAGGAAGATGACGGTCGAGAAGAGGACCGCCGAGGTCGCCGTGGCCGTCTTGATGAGGCCCATCCGGGTGAAGAGGAAGGCGATCACCGTGGTGGCGAAGACCTCGAAGAAGCCCTCCACCCAGAGGTGGACCACCCACCAGCGCCAGTACTCGGCGACGGCGAGGTTGGTCTGACGGCCCCACATCAGGCCGGCGCCCCAGAACAGGGCGATCGCCCCGGACGAGAGCAGGAACATCCCGAGCAGGCTCCTGTCCTCGGGCGAGCCCTTCAGGGCCGGGGCCATGGCCCGGACCATCAGGCCCAGCCAGAGGAAGAGCCCCACCCACAGGAAGATCTGCCAGAACCGCCCGAGGTCCACGTACTCGTAGCCCTGGTGGCCGAACCAGAAGTTGGCGTCGAAGCCCAGGCGCTGCTGGACCCCCAGCCACTGCCCGAGAAGCGAGCCCACGACGATGACCACCAGGCAGACGAAGAGGAGGTCGACCCCCTGGCGCTGGAGCCTCGGCTCGTGGCCCGAGACGGCGGGCGCCATGAAGAGGCCGGTCGCGAGCCAGGCCGTGGCGATCCAGAAGATGCCCAGCTGGGTGTGCCAGGTGCGGGCGACCGAGTAGGGCAGGACCCGATCGAGCGGGATCCCGTAGAGCCCCGAGCCCTCGACCCCGTAGTGGGCCGCGACGACCCCCATCCCCACCTGCAAGAGCAGCAGGGCGGCCGCCGTCCAGAAGTACTTGAGCGTCGCGCGCATGGAGGGGGTGGGGTTGAGCGCGAGCAGGGGATCCCGCTCGGGATAGACGTGACACTCCTCCTCCTGGGCCTTGTGCTGGTAGGCGAAGTACCAGGCCAGCGCGCCGACCCCGGCGAGCAGCAGCACGAAGCTGATGACCGACCACAGCACCATGGCGCCGGTCGGGGTGTTGTCGATCAGGCTCTCGGCGGGCCAGTTGTTGGTGTAGGTGACCTGGGCGCCGGGGCGGTTGGTCGCGCAGGCCCAGGCCGTCCAGAAGTAGAAGGCCACGAGCAGGCGACGGCGCTCGGGATCCTTGAGCGTCTCGGCCGGGATGGCGTAGGCGCTGCGCAGGCGCGACAGGGCGGGGTCGTCGCCGAACAGGGCCGCGTAGTGCGCGCCGACGGCCTCGATCGCCCGGGCGCGGTCCTTCGAGACCGTCAGGATCCCGGTCGCGGGGTCGTAGGTGTTGGTCCTCAGCTCGCGCTTGAGCCGGACCTTCAGGATCGCCTTGCCCTCCTCGTCGAGGCGGGAGTAAGGCTTCGCTTCGCGCGCGGTGGCCCAGTCATCGAGCAGCCAAGAGGCCTCCCGGTGGAGCCAGTCCGCCGACCAGTCCGGCGCCACGTAGGCGCCGTGCCCCCAGACGCTGCCGACCTCCTGGCCGCCGAGGGACTGCCAGACGTTCTGGCCGTCCCTGATGTCCTGGCCGGTGAACAGCACGCGATCGCCGGCGACGACCCGCTCGGGCACCGGGGGAGCCGTCCGGTAGATGTCCCAGCCGAAGTAGCCGAGCACCACGAACGACGCCGCCATGACGCCGAACAGCCAGATCCACAGTTTGCCGTACCGCCTCATCTTGCCCCCTTCATTCACGGGGATCGCCCCTCGATTCATGGGGGATCCCGCGGCAGGGCCGCAAGAGGAATTGCGCCGGAGGTTCGGCAAGAGTTTTGAGCATTTCGCGCGCGACAACGGCGGGAAATAATCCTACTCGATCGATAAATATGCCATAGTCTCCCCTCGGCGTTTTGAGCTATGTTCACCGAGGGTGAACCTTCTCGTGGCGGCCCGGCGACACGCGGCCCACGAGCCCCTTCACGGCACCCTCACGATCGTGAGCGCGATCGAGCCCGGAAGAGGGGAAAGTTCAGTAGATAATGCGGAATGGACCGCGAAAAAATCCGTGTCACCATAGCAACGTGAGAATGCAATACTGAGCAATCTCATTGCGAACCAACATGGTATCCCGCAGACTCGCGCCGGGGCGATCCCGTCCTCGCCTCGTCAACAAGGAGAACCCGAGCGTGACACCTGTAAAAGCGCCTCCCGGCTCGCCCGCCTTCGAAGAGATGATGACCATCTACCGCGTCTGCGTCCAGCTCCAGCAGGGAGCCAAGGGCCTGCTCGAGCACGCCGAGGAGATGGCGGCGATCGCGATCAACGCGGGCATCGCAGCCGCCAGGTCCAAGGGCAACCAGCGGGCGCTCAGCGTGCTCGCGAGCGAGGCCGCCCGGATCAGCCAGCGGATCAGCACGCTAGTCTCGCACATCCAGGGCGCCGCGTCCACACTCGCCAGGCTAGGCCTCTTCGGGGTCCTGAAGTGCCGCGAGGCGCTCACCATGACCGATGCCCGGCGACGGATCAGCGACCAGGAAAACACGGAGTTCGTCACGGCCGCGATCACGCGCAACGAGGCCGAGGTTTCGCGGGTGCTGCGCGAGGTGGACACCATGCGGCACGACATCATCGAGGAATGGCGCGCGATCGGTCGCCAGAACTCCCGCATCACCCAGATCGCCTCGGCCTTCCGGATCGAGGCCACCCGGGACGACGCGCTGGGCGATTACTTCACGCACATCGCGACGCTGCTCGCCGCGCTCAGCGCCCAGATCAAGGAGAGCAGCGGCAACCTTCACCACATGCTCGACCAGTTCGCCATGCCCGCGAGCCGACGCGGCTCCGCTCGGCCGGTGGCTCGCCCTCAGCTGGCCGCTACGCGCTGACGCTCGGGCGCAGGGCCGCGAGGAGGGTATCGAGCATCGCCTCGAAGCTCTCGTCGACCGATTGCGGCAGCCCGAACTGGCCCGCGAGCTCCAGCAGGACGAAGCCGTGGAGTGCCGCCCGGACGGTACGCAGCGCGTGGATCTCCTGCTCCGGCTTGATGCCCAAGGGCCCGATCATCACGCGAAAGCCCCCCATGATCCGCTGGACGATGGGGCCGAAGTCGGGTGCGGTCGGCGAGAAGACCAGCGTGGACATCAGGGTGTAGAGGGCGGGATTGGCGAGGCCGAAGGCGCGGTAGGCGCCGAATGCCAGCCTGAGCTTGGCGGCGGGCTCGCCGCCCCCCTCCACGACCTCCGCCAGGCGCTCGTCGAGCTGCCGCCAGCCCGCCAGGGCGACGGCGCGGTGCAGGTCGTCGTTGTTGGTGACGTGGTGGTAGAGCGAGGGCGGCTTGATGCCAAGCTCCCGCGCCACGCGGTTGATCCCCAGCGCGTCGGGCCCCTCGTTGCGCAGCAGGGTGATCGCCGTGACGATCACGTCCTCTCGAGTCAGGGCAATCCCTCTTCTGCGCGCCATTGGGCTGATCTCCAATTCCGTGTAAAATAATAGGTAACATCATATTGGCTGGTCATTCTTACCCCGGGGGGAATTATTCTATCGCTTGCGGAGCAACGCGTAGTTTTCCCGGTTGCCGTCTAAATCGTCGGCGAGGAGAATACGGAAGCCACCTGCTGAGCGAGGATTTCTCCATGCCCCAACACCCCTTCGTCGTGCCGCGCGAGCTCATGGCGCGCTACAACACCTCCGGCCCGCGCTACACCAGCTACCCCACCGCGCCGGAGTGGTCGGAGGCCTTCGGCCGGGACGACGCCCTGAGGGCCATCGCCGACAACCAGGCCGCCCGCCCCCGGACGCCGCTCTCGCTCTACGTCCACCTTCCCTTCTGCCACAAGCTCTGCTACTACTGCGGCTGCAACATGCTCGTCACCAAGCAGCAGGACCTGGTCGAGCGCTATCTTTCGGCCGTCATCCGCGAGATCGACCTGACGGCCAAGCTCATCGGGGATCGCGAGGTGGTGCAGATCCACTGGGGCGGCGGCACCCCGACCTTCCTGTCGAGCGAGCAGCTCACGCGGGTCTACCGGGCGATCAGCGATCGCTTCGCGATCGATCCCCAGGCCGAGGTCTCGATCGAGGTCCACCCCCCCGTCACCACCTTCGAACAGCTCGAGACGCTCGCGGGCCTGGGCTTCAACCGCGTCAGCATGGGGATCCAGGACTTCGACCCCGAGGTCCAGAAGGCCGTCAACCGCATCCAGCCCTTCGAGCAGACGCGAGACCTCATCGAGAAGGCCCGCGAGCTGGGGTTCATCTCGGTCAACACCGACCTGATGTACGGCCTTCCCTTCCAGAACACCGCAGGCTTCGCCGCGACCCTCGACAAGATCAAGCAGCTGCGGCCCGACCGTCTCGCCCTCTTCAACTTCGCCCACATGCCCTGGCTCAAGCCCCACCAGAGCCTCATCAAGGAGGAGACCCTCCCCACCCCCGACGAGAAGCTTGCCCTCTTCGAGCTGGCGATCGACTCCTTGATCGCGCAGGGCTACCGCTACATCGGCATGGATCACTTCGCCCTCTGCGACGACGAGCTCTCGACGGCGCAGGCCGACCGCACGCTGCGCCGCAACTTCATGGGCTACACGACCCGGGCGGACAGCGACCTCTACTCGTTCGGGGTCTCGAGCATCAGCGACCTCGACGCGGTCTACTACCAGAACCCGCGCAAGCTCCCGGACTACCTGGCGGCGATGGAAGCCGACGCGCTTCCGGCCACCCGGGGCATGCGGCTGTCGGCGGACGACCGGCTGCGCCGCGACGTCATCAACCGCCTGATCGGCCACTGCTACCTCGACAAGGCGGAGATCGAGCAGCTTCACGGCATCTCGTTCGACGCGTACTTCGCCAACGAGCTGCCCAAGCTCGCTCCGCTCGCCGACGACGGCCTGATCGAGCTTTCCCCCGGCGCCCTGAAGGTGACGCCGCGCGGCCAGCTGCTCCTCCGCAACATCTGCATGGTCTTCGACGCCTACCTCGACAAGCTCGCGCCCGGGACCCGCCGGTTCTCGCGCACCCTCTAGCGCGCCGGGGGCCCGCACGCCTCGCACCTTTCATCGTCCGACCACCATCGTCAATTTGAGGTCCATTCGACATGCTCACTCGCTTCCAGCGGTCGATCCAGGCAAAGACCCTGGGCTTCCTCGGCATCGCCCTCGTGTTCACGATGGGCCTCTTGATGTGGTTCAGCAACGCGATGCTCCAGCGCTCGCTCGACCAGCAGACCACCTACAACGCCACCCACATCATCGGGCCGAGTCAGGCCACCTTGATCCAGAACCTGATGCCGACCGGCAACACGCCGCTCATCCAGAACACGCTCAACGGCATGATCAACGACACCGTCAAGGAGCTGACGGTCTACCGGACCGACGGGCATGCCACCTTCACCTCGAAGGCCGACAAGCTCCGCACGACGGTCACCGACCCGCAGCTTCAAGAGATCCTGCGCCA
Above is a window of Pantanalinema sp. DNA encoding:
- a CDS encoding iron-sulfur cluster assembly protein: MINEGMVREALREVVDPEIGLDIVTLGLVYGITVSDEGDVAIEMTLTTQGCPMEAVIMSGVEHVLSRLEGVGKTSVSLVWEPHWSPDKIDKEASALMGF
- a CDS encoding DUF1858 domain-containing protein — protein: MATCITADMKVNEVLTRYPQTLEVFVQNGFKPLANPLMRRTFAHLVSIKGAARMHHWEDDRLEAFLSALNARALVLDPVPVAPEEVTLYDLSDLEALKGQGIDVSAEVIRLDNRGLEPPEPMVRILAVVQQLAQGQRLEAHNERRPMLLYPKLEELGFSHETVDLPEGGILLTVRR
- a CDS encoding nitric-oxide reductase large subunit, producing the protein MRRYGKLWIWLFGVMAASFVVLGYFGWDIYRTAPPVPERVVAGDRVLFTGQDIRDGQNVWQSLGGQEVGSVWGHGAYVAPDWSADWLHREASWLLDDWATAREAKPYSRLDEEGKAILKVRLKRELRTNTYDPATGILTVSKDRARAIEAVGAHYAALFGDDPALSRLRSAYAIPAETLKDPERRRLLVAFYFWTAWACATNRPGAQVTYTNNWPAESLIDNTPTGAMVLWSVISFVLLLAGVGALAWYFAYQHKAQEEECHVYPERDPLLALNPTPSMRATLKYFWTAAALLLLQVGMGVVAAHYGVEGSGLYGIPLDRVLPYSVARTWHTQLGIFWIATAWLATGLFMAPAVSGHEPRLQRQGVDLLFVCLVVIVVGSLLGQWLGVQQRLGFDANFWFGHQGYEYVDLGRFWQIFLWVGLFLWLGLMVRAMAPALKGSPEDRSLLGMFLLSSGAIALFWGAGLMWGRQTNLAVAEYWRWWVVHLWVEGFFEVFATTVIAFLFTRMGLIKTATATSAVLFSTVIFLSGGIVGTFHHLYFSGTTTPVLAWGATFSALEVVPLVLIGFEAYENYGKCQVRPWVAAYKWPIYFFVAVAFWNLVGAGLFGFFINPPISLYYMQGLNTTPVHGHTALFGVYGMLGIGLMLFCLKGLATHRAWRPEALRFAFWAINVGLGLMVLLSLLPIGLLQTWASVEHGFWYARSAEFTQTGLMNTLRWLRVVGDTVFALGVLVLGWFVLGLRTGWSISRQTEPFGAEGGPEGG
- a CDS encoding WHG domain-containing protein, which encodes MARRRGIALTREDVIVTAITLLRNEGPDALGINRVARELGIKPPSLYHHVTNNDDLHRAVALAGWRQLDERLAEVVEGGGEPAAKLRLAFGAYRAFGLANPALYTLMSTLVFSPTAPDFGPIVQRIMGGFRVMIGPLGIKPEQEIHALRTVRAALHGFVLLELAGQFGLPQSVDESFEAMLDTLLAALRPSVSA
- the hemN gene encoding oxygen-independent coproporphyrinogen III oxidase — encoded protein: MPQHPFVVPRELMARYNTSGPRYTSYPTAPEWSEAFGRDDALRAIADNQAARPRTPLSLYVHLPFCHKLCYYCGCNMLVTKQQDLVERYLSAVIREIDLTAKLIGDREVVQIHWGGGTPTFLSSEQLTRVYRAISDRFAIDPQAEVSIEVHPPVTTFEQLETLAGLGFNRVSMGIQDFDPEVQKAVNRIQPFEQTRDLIEKARELGFISVNTDLMYGLPFQNTAGFAATLDKIKQLRPDRLALFNFAHMPWLKPHQSLIKEETLPTPDEKLALFELAIDSLIAQGYRYIGMDHFALCDDELSTAQADRTLRRNFMGYTTRADSDLYSFGVSSISDLDAVYYQNPRKLPDYLAAMEADALPATRGMRLSADDRLRRDVINRLIGHCYLDKAEIEQLHGISFDAYFANELPKLAPLADDGLIELSPGALKVTPRGQLLLRNICMVFDAYLDKLAPGTRRFSRTL